Proteins from one Bradyrhizobium roseum genomic window:
- a CDS encoding transposase translates to MAGWLHVAKSVQEAWMRRSRFTESEILHLLYEASAGVPIAEICDTAGVSLRTFYRWKRSFGGLSTADVPKIKELEFENARLRGLVRNLTERLRQEQEARKAAPVHDKERERRRAIGIAAEKCGGAVTGRFASVRVNP, encoded by the coding sequence TTGGCAGGCTGGCTTCACGTCGCGAAATCCGTTCAGGAGGCTTGGATGAGACGTTCTCGTTTCACTGAAAGCGAAATTCTTCATCTGCTTTATGAGGCCAGCGCTGGCGTGCCGATTGCGGAAATCTGCGACACCGCTGGCGTATCGCTGCGCACATTTTACCGATGGAAGCGGAGCTTCGGAGGACTGAGTACCGCGGATGTGCCGAAGATAAAGGAACTGGAGTTCGAAAACGCCCGGCTGCGGGGATTGGTGCGAAATCTCACGGAGCGGCTTCGGCAGGAGCAGGAGGCCCGAAAGGCGGCTCCCGTTCACGACAAGGAACGTGAGCGGCGGCGTGCGATCGGGATTGCCGCCGAGAAGTGCGGCGGCGCCGTGACCGGGCGGTTTGCGTCCGTGCGCGTCAATCCCTGA
- a CDS encoding ABC transporter substrate-binding protein, producing MTDHVRHFVDIGSRVSRRHFLSASATIAAGVALGPLAASRTAAAAGLKDVRFSEAVHNLGYINLYVGMHAKIFEKNGLNMKVSAAGGDTQTFAAVLGGSADFAIGDATMAQISRENGGPGVVVGTVVQRAHYFGVSKTLKPITDPKEFKGLKIVTSPEPNTNYSVAKRLLEKAGLKVGVDATIIPVNPGTEIAAMLAGQADIAIAYQPSVAAAEAQGAKVVFDFSTYIGPFCNTGIMVLPSTIQKSPDMVQALVTSFEEASRKTYADPAFAKEVARKEFPDLPGDVVDKAIDAQLKYLIPAQSVVTKQDQWKNLMEMQVYLGNAKGSVPFDQIIDNSFADKAVASLK from the coding sequence ATGACAGATCACGTCCGCCACTTTGTCGACATCGGCTCCCGCGTCAGCCGCCGTCATTTCCTTTCCGCGTCCGCGACGATCGCAGCGGGTGTTGCGCTGGGACCGCTCGCTGCGTCCAGGACAGCGGCCGCTGCAGGTTTGAAGGATGTTCGGTTCAGCGAAGCCGTTCATAACCTCGGCTACATCAACCTGTATGTCGGCATGCATGCCAAGATATTCGAGAAGAACGGCCTCAACATGAAAGTGAGCGCCGCCGGCGGCGACACGCAGACATTCGCCGCTGTACTCGGTGGATCGGCGGATTTCGCGATCGGCGATGCCACCATGGCGCAGATTTCGCGCGAGAACGGTGGGCCGGGCGTCGTCGTCGGGACCGTCGTGCAGCGGGCGCATTATTTCGGCGTGTCGAAAACACTGAAGCCGATCACGGATCCCAAGGAGTTCAAAGGGCTGAAGATCGTTACCTCGCCCGAGCCGAACACGAATTATAGCGTTGCCAAGCGGCTGCTGGAGAAGGCCGGGCTCAAGGTCGGCGTCGATGCGACGATCATTCCGGTCAATCCCGGAACCGAAATCGCCGCCATGCTGGCCGGGCAGGCGGACATTGCCATCGCCTACCAGCCCAGCGTCGCGGCGGCCGAAGCGCAGGGCGCCAAGGTGGTTTTCGATTTTTCGACCTATATCGGGCCGTTCTGCAACACCGGCATCATGGTGCTCCCGAGCACGATCCAGAAGAGCCCTGACATGGTGCAGGCGCTGGTGACCTCGTTTGAAGAGGCGTCCCGCAAGACCTACGCGGATCCGGCGTTCGCCAAGGAAGTCGCCCGCAAGGAGTTTCCGGATTTGCCGGGCGATGTCGTCGACAAGGCGATCGATGCCCAACTGAAATACCTGATCCCGGCCCAGTCCGTCGTGACCAAGCAGGATCAATGGAAGAATCTGATGGAGATGCAGGTCTATCTGGGCAATGCGAAGGGATCGGTTCCGTTCGATCAGATCATCGATAACTCGTTTGCCGACAAGGCGGTCGCCAGCCTGAAATGA